In Pleomorphomonas sp. T1.2MG-36, one genomic interval encodes:
- a CDS encoding DUF4432 family protein — translation MTLSKLSEGATAAVDLRGVAFAEAERVFFRAGSLSAAAFRFASGVDAVRLSNGADEVVVLPFQGQHVWSARLGGRDVGMKSMFDMPRPTQKFFETYGGYFQHAGITAIGAPGPMERREQHGELPNAPYRDAAVLIGEDANGRYIAVTGRYNHTVAFATNYEAVPLLKLYEGRSRIAIGITVTNLKSSPLTVHYLGHLNWRAREGGRLLGTVHETAESLRVRQEIPPHIKPGPGYVEWIAELAKDPGRAGTLTSDKIFAPEVVFAFDPLTDDEGRSHFMQVHPDGTADYTSFKPEDTGAAARWICRTGDQEAVGMAFPVRSPDEAACVNGQPVTHAPLGQGERFATEIVAAVFTPAEAEAMARHIEAVKRLRA, via the coding sequence ATGACATTGTCGAAGTTGAGCGAGGGGGCGACAGCGGCCGTCGACCTTCGCGGCGTTGCGTTCGCGGAAGCCGAGCGGGTGTTTTTCCGAGCCGGGTCTCTCTCGGCGGCGGCTTTCCGATTTGCCTCCGGAGTCGATGCCGTCAGGCTGTCGAACGGAGCCGACGAGGTGGTGGTGCTGCCCTTCCAGGGGCAGCATGTCTGGTCGGCTCGTCTCGGTGGCCGCGACGTCGGCATGAAGTCGATGTTCGACATGCCGCGCCCGACGCAGAAATTCTTCGAGACCTATGGCGGCTATTTCCAGCACGCCGGCATCACCGCGATCGGCGCTCCCGGCCCGATGGAGCGCCGCGAGCAGCACGGCGAACTGCCCAACGCCCCCTATCGCGATGCCGCCGTCCTGATCGGCGAGGACGCAAACGGCCGCTATATCGCGGTCACCGGCCGCTATAACCATACGGTCGCCTTTGCCACCAACTACGAGGCGGTGCCGCTTCTGAAGCTGTATGAGGGCCGGTCGAGGATCGCCATCGGCATCACCGTCACCAACCTGAAATCGTCGCCGCTCACGGTGCATTATCTCGGCCATCTCAACTGGCGCGCCCGCGAGGGCGGCCGGTTGCTCGGCACGGTCCACGAGACGGCCGAGAGTTTGCGTGTCCGTCAGGAAATTCCTCCGCATATCAAGCCCGGCCCGGGCTATGTCGAATGGATAGCGGAGCTCGCCAAGGACCCCGGCCGTGCCGGCACCTTGACCTCGGACAAGATTTTTGCGCCGGAGGTGGTGTTCGCCTTCGATCCTCTGACCGACGACGAGGGACGGTCGCATTTCATGCAGGTTCATCCCGATGGGACGGCCGACTACACCTCCTTCAAACCCGAGGACACGGGAGCCGCTGCCCGCTGGATCTGTCGCACGGGCGACCAGGAGGCGGTCGGCATGGCTTTTCCCGTGCGGTCGCCGGACGAGGCGGCGTGCGTCAACGGTCAGCCCGTGACCCACGCGCCGCTGGGCCAGGGGGAGCGCTTTGCGACCGAGATCGTCGCCGCCGTCTTCACGCCGGCGGAAGCGGAGGCCATGGCGCGCCATATCGAGGCGGTGAAACGGCTGCGCGCCTGA
- a CDS encoding ATP-binding protein, giving the protein MTFSVDIGNRANGTRAAFDLEELLATRLLVQGNSGSGKSHLLRRLLEQSAEWVQQAVIDPEGDFVTLADRFGHVVVDANCSERDLALIAARVRKHRVSVVLNLEGLDVDGQVRAAAAFLNGLFDAERDHWYPMLVVVDEAQLFAPAASGEADGEARRASLGAMTNLMCRGRKRGLAGVIATQRLAKLAKNVAAEASNFLMGRTFLDIDMARAADLLGMERRQAEMFRNLQRGEFVSLGPAIGRRPEAVRIGPVETTGRGGGPKLTPLPEQGGEAARELIFRSAAGEEAPRITAAPISTADILSELSRSRAALAPAPEDNPPQADLLGRLARDEAIEEILVEMMAEPDAAFQPVSMLYQDFLVRCRIKRVTGDSLDLQSFRQRLSLARAGVETEAVDEDAWQQATLISASLPEDMRGVFLLVAKAALQKAPCPSDAEIARAYGTRSPSRARRLLAYMEERGFLVCASDLRGQRMIQLPDLGWQTASGSATAAAAAE; this is encoded by the coding sequence ATGACCTTCAGCGTGGACATCGGCAACAGGGCGAACGGCACGCGTGCCGCCTTCGACCTTGAGGAACTGCTGGCCACCCGTCTGCTGGTCCAGGGCAACTCCGGTTCCGGCAAGTCGCACCTTCTGCGCCGACTTCTCGAGCAGAGTGCCGAGTGGGTACAACAGGCCGTCATCGACCCCGAAGGCGACTTCGTGACGCTGGCCGATCGCTTCGGTCACGTCGTGGTGGACGCCAACTGCTCAGAGCGTGACCTGGCGCTGATCGCGGCCCGCGTCCGCAAACATCGCGTGTCCGTCGTTCTCAACCTTGAAGGGCTCGATGTCGACGGCCAGGTCCGCGCCGCGGCCGCCTTTCTGAACGGCCTCTTCGATGCCGAGCGCGATCACTGGTACCCGATGCTGGTGGTGGTCGACGAAGCGCAGCTGTTCGCACCGGCGGCGTCCGGCGAGGCCGACGGCGAGGCGCGCCGCGCCTCGCTCGGTGCCATGACCAATCTGATGTGTCGCGGTCGCAAGCGCGGCCTTGCCGGCGTCATCGCAACCCAGCGCCTTGCCAAGCTGGCCAAGAACGTCGCCGCCGAAGCCTCGAACTTCCTGATGGGGCGCACGTTCCTCGACATCGACATGGCACGTGCCGCCGATCTGCTCGGCATGGAGCGGCGACAGGCGGAAATGTTCCGCAACCTTCAGCGCGGCGAGTTCGTCTCGCTCGGTCCGGCCATCGGTCGCCGTCCGGAAGCGGTCAGGATCGGGCCGGTGGAAACGACGGGGCGCGGCGGCGGTCCCAAGCTGACGCCGCTGCCCGAACAGGGTGGCGAGGCGGCGCGCGAGCTGATTTTCCGGTCGGCGGCCGGTGAGGAGGCGCCGCGCATCACGGCCGCGCCCATCTCCACCGCCGATATCCTTTCCGAGCTGTCGCGGTCCCGCGCGGCACTGGCGCCGGCGCCCGAGGACAATCCGCCCCAGGCCGATCTACTCGGGCGACTTGCCCGTGACGAGGCGATCGAGGAAATCCTCGTGGAGATGATGGCCGAGCCGGACGCCGCCTTCCAGCCGGTGTCGATGCTCTATCAGGACTTCCTCGTCCGCTGCCGCATCAAGCGGGTGACCGGCGACAGCCTCGACTTGCAGTCCTTCCGCCAGCGCTTGTCGCTGGCCCGCGCCGGCGTGGAGACCGAGGCGGTCGACGAGGACGCCTGGCAGCAGGCCACGCTGATTTCGGCATCGTTGCCCGAGGACATGCGCGGCGTCTTCCTGCTGGTCGCCAAGGCGGCGCTCCAGAAGGCGCCATGCCCTTCCGACGCCGAGATCGCCCGGGCCTACGGGACCCGCTCGCCATCCCGCGCGCGGCGACTGCTCGCCTATATGGAGGAGCGCGGTTTTCTCGTCTGCGCGTCTGACTTGCGTGGCCAGCGGATGATCCAGCTTCCCGATCTCGGATGGCAGACGGCGTCCGGCTCGGCGACGGCGGCCGCCGCTGCCGAGTGA
- the mog gene encoding molybdopterin adenylyltransferase, which produces MVRIALLTVSDRAARGEYEDLSGPAIAAWLGRAVTSPHEILTQVVPDGVDSVGGELVRLCDEERVDLILTTGGTGPSPRDLTPEAMKVVLEKELPGFGELMRRISLEKVPTAILSRQTAGTRGSTLIVNLPGKPASIAVCLDAVFPAIPYCLDLIGAGRIETDPAVCQAFRPA; this is translated from the coding sequence ATGGTCCGAATTGCGCTTCTCACCGTTTCCGATCGTGCCGCGCGCGGTGAGTATGAAGACCTCTCAGGGCCGGCGATCGCGGCTTGGCTCGGCCGTGCCGTGACCTCGCCCCACGAGATCCTGACGCAGGTGGTCCCCGATGGCGTGGATAGCGTCGGCGGCGAGCTGGTCCGCCTCTGCGACGAAGAGCGGGTCGATCTCATTCTCACGACCGGTGGAACCGGGCCTTCGCCACGCGACCTCACGCCGGAGGCGATGAAGGTGGTACTGGAGAAGGAGCTGCCGGGCTTTGGCGAACTGATGCGCCGCATCAGCCTTGAGAAGGTGCCGACCGCCATCCTGTCGCGCCAGACCGCCGGGACGCGCGGCTCGACACTGATCGTCAACCTTCCGGGCAAGCCGGCCTCGATCGCCGTATGCCTCGACGCGGTATTTCCGGCCATTCCCTACTGCCTCGACCTGATCGGTGCCGGCCGTATCGAGACCGACCCGGCCGTCTGCCAGGCGTTCCGACCGGCATGA
- a CDS encoding cold-shock protein, translated as MALGTVKWFNATKGYGFIAPDAGGPDVFVHISAVERSGLGSLNDGQKVNFEVVQDRRSGKSSADNLSAA; from the coding sequence ATGGCTCTAGGTACCGTCAAGTGGTTCAACGCCACCAAGGGCTACGGCTTCATTGCTCCGGACGCCGGTGGTCCGGACGTTTTCGTTCACATCTCCGCCGTCGAGCGCTCGGGCCTTGGCTCGCTCAACGATGGCCAGAAAGTGAACTTCGAGGTCGTGCAGGACCGCCGTTCCGGCAAGTCCTCGGCTGACAATCTGTCGGCTGCCTGA
- a CDS encoding cytochrome b produces the protein MAKQSTGYTVLQLSLHWLIVLLVLFQLIFGEDMGRYNYFLHSGQDVAPLLTGYYLHVGVGIAVLVLTLFRFGLRLTVGVPPSVPGPALQVKAGEALHYLFYLMLIVTPITGLLAQYVDIETFGEVHAANKPVFILLILIHAAAALYHHFVLKDSTLRRMMVPGTH, from the coding sequence ATGGCCAAGCAGTCCACCGGTTACACCGTTCTCCAGCTTTCGCTCCACTGGTTGATCGTGCTTCTCGTATTGTTCCAGTTGATCTTCGGCGAAGACATGGGGCGCTATAATTATTTCCTGCATTCCGGACAGGACGTCGCCCCGCTCCTGACCGGCTACTATCTGCACGTCGGCGTCGGCATCGCCGTCCTCGTTCTGACGCTGTTCCGTTTCGGCTTGCGCCTGACGGTCGGCGTGCCGCCTTCGGTGCCCGGCCCTGCTCTGCAAGTGAAGGCGGGCGAGGCTTTGCACTATCTTTTCTATCTCATGCTGATCGTTACGCCGATCACAGGCCTTCTCGCCCAGTATGTCGACATCGAAACCTTCGGCGAGGTTCATGCCGCCAACAAGCCCGTGTTCATCCTGCTGATCCTGATCCACGCTGCGGCGGCTCTTTACCACCATTTCGTGCTGAAGGATTCAACCCTGCGTCGGATGATGGTGCCGGGCACCCACTGA
- a CDS encoding Tex family protein, whose amino-acid sequence MSLSAAVEARIVEAIASEIGCRPAQSAAAIGLLDEGATVPFVARYRKEVTGGLDDTQLRKLEERLSYLRELETRRAAVLTAIEGQGKLTPALSEKIAAAVTKAEIEDLYAPFKPKRRTKGEIAKEKGLEPLADALFADRTREPAATAAAYVNEAVPDIKAALDGARDILAERFAETPELVGRLRAYLRDRAVLRSAVIAGKEAAGEKFADYFDHRERWATVPSHRALAMLRGRNEEVLALELEIDADDPAPVKPVERMVAEAFSINVPAKLPAEGFLFDVCRWTWRVKLQLSLSLDLMGTLREKAETEAIRVFADNLKDLLLAAPAGARTTMGLDPGIRTGVKVAVVDATGKLVDTATVYPFQPRNDVAGALATLASLARKHKVELIAIGNGTASRETDRLAAALIADLPAPKPTKVVVSEAGASVYSASELAAREFPGLDVSLRGAVSIARRLQDPLAELVKIEPKSIGVGQYQHDVDQGHLAKALDAVVEDAVNAVGVDLNMASAPLLSRVSGLGPSLAEAIVAYRDLSGAFRSRKALMEVPRLGAKTFEQAAGFLRIRDGDEPLDASSVHPEAYGVARRIVAACGRDIRQLMGDSAVLKALNPAKFVDDRFGLPTVRDILSELEKPGRDPRPEFRTASFAEGVEDIADLKPGMILEGTVTNVAAFGAFVDIGVHQDGLVHVSQLADRFVKDPRDVVKAGDVVKVRVVEVEVKRKRIALSMRKDDDGAPKGTGGGRPDRRSPPPPSTGNNAMAAALAAAMKRR is encoded by the coding sequence ATGAGCCTTTCCGCAGCCGTCGAAGCCCGCATTGTCGAGGCCATCGCCAGCGAAATCGGCTGCCGGCCGGCGCAGTCAGCGGCAGCTATCGGCCTTCTCGACGAGGGCGCGACGGTGCCTTTCGTCGCCCGCTACCGCAAGGAAGTCACCGGCGGGCTCGACGATACGCAGCTCCGCAAGCTTGAGGAGCGGCTATCCTATCTCCGCGAGCTCGAGACCCGTCGTGCCGCCGTCCTGACGGCCATCGAAGGGCAGGGCAAGTTGACCCCTGCGCTGTCCGAAAAGATCGCCGCCGCCGTCACAAAGGCGGAGATCGAGGATCTCTACGCGCCCTTCAAGCCGAAGCGCCGCACCAAGGGCGAGATCGCCAAGGAGAAGGGGCTGGAGCCGTTGGCCGACGCGCTGTTCGCCGATCGGACGCGGGAGCCAGCCGCGACAGCTGCGGCCTACGTCAACGAGGCAGTGCCGGACATCAAGGCGGCACTCGATGGAGCCCGCGATATCCTCGCCGAGCGTTTTGCCGAGACGCCGGAACTCGTCGGTCGCCTGCGTGCCTATTTGCGCGATCGCGCCGTGTTGCGCTCGGCGGTGATCGCGGGCAAGGAAGCCGCCGGCGAAAAGTTCGCCGACTACTTCGATCATCGAGAGCGCTGGGCGACGGTGCCCAGCCATCGCGCGCTCGCCATGCTGCGCGGCCGCAACGAGGAGGTGCTGGCCCTGGAGCTTGAGATCGACGCGGACGATCCGGCGCCGGTCAAGCCGGTGGAGCGCATGGTGGCGGAAGCCTTTTCGATCAACGTTCCGGCGAAACTGCCGGCCGAAGGCTTTTTGTTCGATGTCTGCCGCTGGACCTGGCGGGTCAAGCTTCAGCTTTCCCTGTCCCTAGACCTGATGGGTACGTTGAGAGAGAAAGCCGAGACCGAGGCGATCCGCGTCTTCGCCGACAATCTGAAGGATTTGCTGCTCGCGGCGCCGGCCGGCGCCCGTACCACCATGGGCCTCGATCCCGGTATCCGCACCGGCGTCAAGGTGGCGGTGGTCGACGCCACCGGCAAACTGGTCGACACGGCCACCGTCTACCCGTTCCAACCGAGAAACGACGTTGCCGGAGCGCTTGCAACGCTGGCTTCCCTCGCCCGCAAGCACAAGGTGGAACTGATCGCCATCGGCAACGGTACGGCGAGCCGCGAGACCGATCGCCTTGCCGCAGCGCTGATTGCCGATCTGCCGGCACCCAAGCCCACCAAGGTTGTGGTGAGCGAGGCTGGGGCCTCGGTCTATTCGGCATCCGAACTGGCCGCCCGTGAGTTTCCCGGTCTCGACGTTTCGCTGCGAGGCGCCGTTTCCATCGCTCGCCGCCTTCAGGATCCGCTGGCCGAGTTGGTCAAGATCGAGCCGAAGTCGATCGGCGTCGGGCAGTATCAGCACGATGTCGATCAGGGCCATCTCGCCAAGGCGCTGGACGCCGTGGTCGAGGACGCGGTGAACGCCGTCGGCGTCGATCTCAACATGGCCTCGGCGCCGCTCCTGTCCCGCGTCTCCGGCCTTGGCCCTTCGCTTGCCGAGGCCATCGTCGCCTACCGCGATCTCTCGGGCGCCTTCCGCAGCCGCAAGGCGCTGATGGAAGTACCGCGCCTCGGTGCCAAGACCTTCGAGCAGGCCGCCGGCTTCCTGCGCATCCGCGATGGCGACGAGCCGCTCGATGCCTCCTCCGTGCATCCCGAGGCCTATGGCGTCGCCCGCCGCATCGTCGCCGCCTGCGGCCGCGACATTCGGCAGCTGATGGGCGACAGTGCCGTGCTTAAGGCGCTGAACCCGGCGAAATTCGTCGACGACCGTTTTGGTTTGCCGACCGTACGCGACATTCTGAGCGAGCTGGAAAAGCCCGGCCGGGATCCGCGCCCCGAGTTCCGGACCGCCAGCTTCGCCGAAGGGGTCGAGGACATTGCCGATCTCAAGCCCGGCATGATCCTCGAGGGTACGGTGACCAATGTCGCCGCCTTCGGTGCCTTCGTCGATATCGGCGTCCATCAGGACGGCCTCGTTCACGTCAGCCAGTTGGCCGACCGGTTCGTGAAGGACCCTCGCGACGTTGTGAAGGCCGGCGACGTGGTGAAGGTTCGTGTCGTCGAGGTGGAGGTCAAACGCAAGCGTATCGCCTTGTCCATGCGCAAGGACGATGACGGCGCGCCGAAAGGTACGGGCGGCGGTCGGCCGGACCGGCGGAGTCCGCCGCCGCCATCGACGGGCAACAATGCCATGGCTGCCGCCCTGGCCGCCGCCATGAAGCGGCGGTGA
- a CDS encoding DUF2934 domain-containing protein has product MSDIEAKIREKARELWLAEGQPEGRADQHWHEAEAIVRAEAEAAAKPKAARKPRAAAAKKEAPEAKAPAAKKPAAKKEVAKKEPAKKPSLKVVSG; this is encoded by the coding sequence ATGTCCGATATCGAAGCCAAGATCAGAGAAAAGGCGCGCGAACTCTGGCTGGCCGAGGGGCAGCCCGAAGGACGGGCCGACCAACACTGGCACGAGGCGGAGGCGATCGTTCGCGCCGAAGCCGAGGCGGCTGCAAAACCCAAGGCGGCTCGCAAGCCGCGCGCAGCCGCCGCCAAGAAGGAGGCGCCCGAAGCCAAGGCGCCGGCTGCCAAGAAGCCCGCCGCCAAGAAGGAAGTGGCCAAGAAAGAGCCCGCCAAGAAGCCGTCGCTCAAGGTGGTCTCCGGCTGA
- a CDS encoding amidohydrolase family protein, giving the protein MPSAMAATGDATTVTTGEALAMATRNGACALGASDRLGSIEVGKEADLILVDTGRLHAAPLFDPVTHLVYSAGRADVTDVFVGGRRIVEAGSLLTADVGALVAAAAALRPAIAGSVA; this is encoded by the coding sequence TTGCCGTCCGCAATGGCCGCGACAGGCGACGCCACCACCGTTACCACCGGCGAAGCCCTTGCCATGGCAACGCGCAACGGCGCCTGCGCACTCGGCGCCAGCGATCGGCTGGGATCGATCGAGGTTGGCAAGGAGGCTGACCTCATTCTGGTCGACACCGGCCGTCTGCATGCTGCCCCGCTGTTCGATCCCGTCACCCACCTCGTCTATTCGGCCGGTCGGGCCGATGTCACTGACGTCTTCGTTGGCGGTCGTCGTATCGTCGAGGCCGGAAGCCTTCTCACTGCCGATGTCGGCGCCTTGGTGGCCGCAGCCGCAGCCCTTCGTCCGGCCATCGCCGGCTCTGTCGCCTGA
- a CDS encoding cupin domain-containing protein, whose product MTHPFFIPSGGLREFATSERCHITELLNHPTRPDVSLARARVTPGVVTELHALDVEETYVIEMGSGMMEVGGDRFRVGPGDSVRIPQRVSQRIENDGAVDLVFLCLCRPRFRPEGYASLEASVDEPTRSGATGD is encoded by the coding sequence ATGACCCATCCATTCTTCATCCCGAGCGGAGGCCTTCGGGAGTTCGCGACATCGGAACGCTGTCACATCACCGAGCTTCTCAACCATCCGACCCGGCCGGATGTGTCGCTGGCGCGGGCGCGCGTCACCCCCGGCGTGGTCACAGAGCTGCACGCCCTCGACGTCGAGGAAACCTATGTGATCGAGATGGGAAGCGGCATGATGGAGGTGGGGGGCGATCGCTTTCGCGTCGGTCCCGGCGACAGTGTTCGCATTCCTCAGCGGGTGTCGCAACGGATCGAAAACGACGGAGCCGTCGATCTCGTCTTCCTTTGCCTTTGCCGGCCGCGCTTCCGTCCTGAGGGCTACGCCAGCCTGGAAGCTTCCGTTGACGAGCCAACCCGGTCGGGGGCCACGGGGGACTGA
- a CDS encoding globin-coupled sensor protein produces MSAPSIIASDMRQRLGFHAIDDSVAATLREHRSYIFSILADGIDAFYRHIAEFPETKRFFRSPDHMAHARAAQIKHWERVLEARFDETYFQSVSKIGETHHRIGLSPTWYIGGYDFLLNTLIARINKDYSGGFMKRGRDETRLKLLQALSKAVMVDMDFAISVYIDAERAARQSLIDHVTKEFESSVGAIADKVLSSAKDMAALTRDLDHATDSAAERAKSVTRGAETASANVATVAAATEELTGSVAEITRQVEESSRVAAEAAADAARTSTQIRDLSEAAKKIGDVVDLIDNIASQTNLLALNATIEAARAGEAGKGFAVVAAEVKQLADQTAKATSTIADQIRGIQSSTEQSVAAINTISGVIGRLSEISNVIAASVEEQGTATLDISRNLNQASTSTAEVTEHIDGVSQANAAAVVATERMKVGTAELDETCARLRSEIKGFLAKVRAA; encoded by the coding sequence ATGTCCGCTCCCTCGATCATTGCCTCTGACATGCGTCAGCGCCTCGGTTTTCACGCCATCGACGACAGTGTTGCCGCGACCCTTCGCGAACATCGCTCCTATATTTTCAGTATTCTTGCCGACGGTATCGACGCCTTCTACCGGCATATCGCGGAGTTCCCTGAAACCAAGCGCTTCTTTCGATCTCCCGACCATATGGCCCATGCCAGGGCGGCACAGATCAAGCATTGGGAGCGCGTGCTGGAAGCTCGCTTCGACGAGACCTATTTCCAGTCCGTTTCGAAGATCGGAGAGACCCATCACCGGATCGGCCTGTCTCCCACGTGGTACATCGGCGGCTACGACTTCCTGCTCAACACGCTGATCGCCCGCATCAACAAGGATTACTCCGGCGGCTTCATGAAGCGCGGCCGGGATGAGACGCGGCTCAAGCTGCTGCAGGCGCTCAGCAAGGCCGTCATGGTCGATATGGATTTTGCCATTTCCGTCTACATCGATGCGGAACGCGCGGCGCGCCAGAGCCTGATCGACCACGTCACCAAGGAGTTCGAGTCGTCCGTCGGAGCCATTGCCGACAAGGTCCTCTCCTCGGCCAAGGATATGGCTGCGCTGACTCGCGACCTCGACCATGCGACCGACAGTGCCGCCGAACGGGCCAAGAGCGTGACGCGCGGCGCCGAAACGGCATCGGCGAACGTTGCCACCGTTGCCGCCGCCACCGAGGAACTGACCGGCTCCGTCGCCGAGATCACCCGCCAGGTCGAGGAATCGAGTCGCGTCGCCGCCGAGGCGGCCGCCGATGCCGCCCGCACGTCGACACAGATCAGGGACCTCTCGGAAGCTGCCAAGAAGATCGGCGACGTCGTCGATCTGATCGACAACATCGCGTCCCAGACCAACCTTCTGGCGCTGAACGCCACGATTGAAGCTGCCCGGGCCGGCGAGGCTGGCAAAGGGTTCGCCGTCGTCGCCGCCGAGGTCAAGCAGCTCGCCGACCAGACCGCCAAGGCGACGTCGACCATCGCTGACCAGATCAGGGGCATTCAATCGTCGACCGAGCAGTCCGTGGCGGCCATCAACACCATTTCCGGCGTCATCGGCCGCCTCAGCGAGATCTCCAACGTCATCGCGGCGTCCGTCGAGGAGCAGGGCACCGCCACGCTCGACATCTCGCGCAATCTCAACCAGGCATCGACCAGCACCGCCGAGGTGACCGAGCACATCGACGGCGTGTCGCAGGCCAACGCCGCCGCCGTCGTGGCCACCGAGCGGATGAAGGTCGGTACGGCGGAGCTCGACGAAACCTGTGCCCGCCTCCGGTCGGAAATCAAGGGTTTCCTGGCCAAAGTGCGCGCCGCCTGA